The following is a genomic window from Fundidesulfovibrio putealis DSM 16056.
ACGGACACCGACCCCGGCTTGGGGGCCTGCATCTGGAAGCCGAGCGCGGTCAGGTCCGGCCACAGGGCCGTCAGCTTCTTCTGCTCCGATGGGTGCAGGGTCATCTCGAAGGGGATGGCCAGGGGTTGGCTCTGTCCGCGCGTGTGGGAGGCGCGCATCTTGTCGAACAGCACCCGCTCGTGCGCCGCGTGCTGGTCCAGGAGTGCGAGGCCCTCTCCGGCCAGACGCAGCACCAGGTACGTTCCCGCCACCTGGCCCAGGTACTCCACGCCGCCCACGGAGCGGCTTCTTTGGGTGCGTTGGCCATCAGCGGCCCGCTGCGTCGGCTGGTCCCGACGGTCGTCAAAGCTCTGGTCGCGTGTGGTTCTACCATCCGGCTGAGCCGCGCCGTACTGGGCCGCTCCCGAATCGCGCAGGGCGGGCGGTTCGCGGAAACGCGCCACATGCGCTGCTGCCGGGCCGGTTTCCTCGTCCGGCAGGGCGTCCCGATCACGCCAGGACTCTCCCCTGTCTGCTCCCCCGGCGTCAGGATGTCCGACGCCGCGACCTGCGCCCGAAATTCCGGAAGGCCCGGAAGGTGTATACCCGCTCTCCTCGCGCTCTGCTCCGCTCGGCGCGCCTGACTCCGTGCTGCGCGAGCGCATGCGCAAATACGCAGGCAGGTGGGCGTCGTCGGGCTGGCTCATGCGCCCGGACGAAAGCCCCGACGGCTCCAGGCGGGACGATGCGCCGTCTGCGTCCTGCCCCTCGCGGCCCACCTCGGTCAGGTAGTCGCGGTAGGTGGCGTATTTCGGGCCTTTGGACGCGGGCGGGATATCCAATTCGCCTTGTGGTTGCGCCGGGGCCAGGGACTCCCCCCGGTGGTCCAGCACGCTGGTCATGCGGGCCGAGGGCGCGCCCAGGTCCAGGGCGCGGGCCACCGCCGTGCGCACCAGGGTGAACAGGAGGCCCTCGTCGCGAAAACGCACTTCGGTCTTGGCCGGGTGCACGTTCACGTCCACCTCGCCCGGCCCGGTGGTGATGAACAGCGCCGCCACGGGATATTCGCGCGAGAGCATGCGCCCCTTGTAGGCCTCGCGCACGGCGCGCAGCAGCACGCGGTCCTGCACGGGGCGCCCGTTCACGTAGAAGAGCATCTTGTCGGCTCGGGCCTGCCCCACGTGCGAGAGCCCGGCGAATCCGGTGACGCGGCAGCCGTGCATGTCGGACTCCACAGGCACCAGGGCCTGGGTCACGGCTGGCGGCCACACGGCGGCAAGGCGCGACAGCAGGTTCTGCCCGGCCACGAAGCGCATGACCGGCTTTTCGCCGATGGTCAGCTTGAAGCCCACGTCCAGGCGCGACAGGGCCATGCGCTCCAGAACTTCCTGGCAGCGGCGCAGTTCCGTGGCCTGGGACTTCAGAAACTTGAGCCGCGCCGGGACGTTGGCGAACAGGTCGCGCACCTCGATGCGCGTGCCCTGCACCATGGCCGTGGGGCCTTCCTGGCGGAAATCGCCGAAGTGGACGTCCACCACGTGGGCATCGCTCCCGTCCTGGCTCTTGGAGGCCAGCCGCAGGCGAGACACCGAGGCGATGGAGGGCAGGGCCTCGCCGCGAAACCCGAACGTGGCGATGGACTCCAAATCCTCCACGGCGGTGAGCTTGCTGGTGGCGTGGCGGGTGAGCGCGAGGCGCATTTCTCCCTCGTCCATGCCGCGCCCGTTGTCCTGCACCAGGATGAGCCCCACGCCGCCCCCGTCCAGGCTGACCTGCACCCGGTCCGCGCCCGCATCCAGGCTGTTTTCCACGAGTTCCTTGACGACGCTCGACGGGCGCTCTACCACCTCACCGGCGGCGATCTGGTTCTGAAGCGTGGGCGGCAGGACGCGAATGGTACGGTAGGCTTGCATCGCCGCAAACTAACCGATCACGAACCATCCGGCAACGGAGCTGACATGAGCATTCTGTATAATAAGGTCACGGCGGTCATCGAACTGGCCAATATCGTTCATAATTATCAGGTTCTGAGCGCCGCTTCCGGCTCGGGAGCCCCCATCGCCGTGATCAAGGCCGACGCCTACGGCCACGGGCTGTCCCAGGTGGCCCAGGTGCTGGCGGGCGCGGGCGCGGAAACCTTCGCCGTGGGCACCGTGGAGGAGGCCGTGGCCCTGCGCGGCACGGGCCATGCGCATCGCGTCATCGCCCTGCTGGGGCCTGTTGAGGACGCCGAGTACGCGGCCCTGTGGAGCGCGGGCGTGATCCCCTTCCTGCACACCTTCGAGCAGCTGGACCGGCTGGCGCAGCTTGAGAAGGCTCAGGACGAGGTGCTGCCGGTGGCCTTGAAGTTCGACACGGGCATGCGCCGCCTGGGCTTCACCCTGGCCGACGTCCCGGCCCTGGCCGAGCGGTTGAAGGCCATGAAGAACGTCCGGCTGGACATGGTCAGCTCGCACCTGGCTACGGCGGACGAGCCCGAGGCCTTCTCCTACGTGGCCGCCCAGGCCGAGGAGTTCGCGGCCATCCGTCGCGAGCTTGCGGCGCTGGGGCTTGCGCACACGGCCAACATAGCCAACTCCGCCGCCATCCTGGGCCACCCGGACCTGCACCTGGACCAGCAGCGGGCCGGGATCGCCCTGTACGGCGGCAATCCCTTCCACGGCACCGAGCGCGAGGCGCTCGGGCGAGACCTCAAGCCGGCCATGAGCGTCAAGACGAAGATTCTGTCCGTCCACGGTCTGCGCGCCGGACAGAGTGTCAGCTACGGCTGCACCTACACCGCGCCGGAGGACAAGACCGTGGCCATCGTGGCGGCGGGCTACGCCGACGCCTACAGCCGCTCCTTGAGCGGCAAGGCGCAGATGTGCCTGAAGGGGCGCAGGGTGCCGGTGCTTGGCCGGGTGTGCATGCAGATGTGCGCCGTGGACGTGACCGGCATGGAGGGCGTGCGGGCCGGGGACGACATCTGGCTCTTGGGCGGCGACGGCGAGGGGCGCATCACGCCCGAGGAACTGGCCGCCTGGTGGGGGACGATCACCTATGAGGTGTTCTGTTTGCTGGGGCTGAACAAGAGGGAGTTCGTCTAGACGTATTGTGGATTTTGCAGTCGGTGCGGCCGAGTGACCTGAGCTGCACAGGACGCAACCCGACTCTGAATACAGGCGTGCCGCCGGGTCGATAGACCCGGCGGCACGCTTTTTTTGTTGATTCGCTTAGGCTTAGCGGGCGCGCTTCTTCTCGAAGGTCACGCAGCGGATGCCCTCGCCCGCAAATCCCGGCCCGTAGCAGGCGTTGTCCGACACGCATTCGGCGGGCCGCACGTCACCCTCGCGCCAGCGCTTGATGAGCCCCGGCTCGCAGATCAGCGGGCGGCACATGGAAATATAGTCCACCAGACCCGTGCGGACAAGCTCCTGCGCCACATCCAGCGAGCGGATGCCGCCCACCAGCATCAGGGGCATGTCCGTCAGGCTGCGGCACAAGGCCGCTGCCTCGCGGTAGTAGACCTCCTGGTCCGGGATTTTGATTTTGCCTTTGCGCGCGGGCATGAAGGCCTCGCCAGCTGGCCTGCACCCGCCAGAAAGCTCCACGGCGTCAACCGACGCGTCGCGCAGCATGGCGACCACCTGGGCGCAGTCCTCCATGGTCAGGCCGTTCTCCACAAAGTCCCCGGTGTTTATCTTGGCCAGCACAGGATAATCCGGCCCCACGGCCTCCCGCACGCTGTGCACCACTTCCAGGAGCATCCGCGCCCGGTTCTCCAGTGCGCCGCCGTATTCGTCGGTGCGGGTGTTCCAGGCCGGGGAGAGGAACTGGCTCAAGAGGTAACCGTGGGCTGCGTGAACCTGCACCGCGTCGTAGCCGGTGATTTTCGCGCGCGCGGCAGCCTTGGCGAAGGCGGTCACCAGGGCGGCGATGCCGGGCTTGTCCAGGGTGTCGCAGATGGATTGGCCGTCCACAAGGCAGGGGCTCGGCCCCACGGGACGAAGGCCGGTGAGCGCGGCGTTGCCCTGGTTTCCGGCGTGGGCCAGTTGCAAGGCTATTTTCCCTCCAGCGTCGTGGACGCCCTTGGCCATGGCGGCGAGGCCGGGAAGCAAAGCGTCCGAGTACGCGCCGACCTGTTTCAGGCCTGCCTGACCCTCGCGGGTGACAAAGGCGTGGCTGCTGATGATGAGGCCCACTTCGCCACGGGCCAGCTCGGCGACCATCTCCACGAGGCGCGGCGTGACCGAGCCGTCGGACTCGGCAAGGCCCTCCCAAGTGGCGGAGCGCACGAAACGGTTGCGGAGGGACATGCCGTTTATGGTGGTGGCTTCAAAGAGTTCGGCCATGAAGTGTCTCCTGGTGCGGTGATTCGGTTTGATTTTGGGGTCGTGGACGCCGTGCCCGGCGTGGCCGTCGTTGTTGGAAAGATACCACGGCGGGGCAGGGGGAGTACAGGATGAGCTCGGAAGGTTCGCCTCTGAAACAATCAGCGTGTTTGCCTACGAAAAAGGGGGCCGAAGCCCCCTTTTTCAAATCTCGTTAGCCCTTCTTCGCGGCCCGTTTCTTCCTGAGCCACTCATACCACCCCTCCAGCCCTTCGCTGGTCTTGCAGGAGACGCCGAAGATGATGATGTCCTTATTCAAGGCCCGCATGAAGCCCCGGGCTCGCTCCATGTCGAAGTCCACGTAGGGCAGCAGGTCCACTTTGTTCAAGAGCGACACCTCGCTCAAATTGAACATGAGCGGGTACTTTTCCGGCTTGTCGTCGCCTTCGGTAACGGAGAGCAGCGTCACCTTGCCATCCTCGCCCAGGTCGAACTCCGCCGGGCAGACCAGGTTGCCCACGTTCTCGATGAACAGGATGTCCAGCCCGTCCAGGTCGATCTGCTTCAGCGCCTCCAGGATCATGGAGCTGTTCAGGTGGCAGCCGCCCTCGGTGTTGATCTGCACGGCCTGCGCGCCGGTTGCGGCCACGCGCCGGGCGTCGTTGTCGGTCTGGAGGTCGCCCTCGATGACGGCCATCTTGAACTCGCCCGCCAGGTCGCGCAGGGTGCGCTCCAGAAGGCTCGTCTTGCCCGCGCCGGGGGAGCTCATCAGGTTGAGCGCCAGGATGCCGCGCGCGGCGAACAGGTCTTTAATCTCCTGGGCAAGGCGGTCGTTGGCTTCCAGGACGTTTCTGATCACGGATACTTTCATGTTACTGCGCCTCTATGTAGTCGATGAAAAGTTCCTTGCCTGCCAGCACGGTGTGGCCGAGTTCCTCGCCGCAGGCCGGGCAGGGCACCAGCATCCGGTTGGGGTGCTCGGGCGAGAACTCGTGGCTGCACTTGAAACACCTGTAGAGCGGGGGGATCTGCTCCAATTCGAACACGGCGGATTCCAGCGGGGTCTTCACCGTGAGCGCCATGAAGCACGTCTCCAGCGCTTCGGGCACGGTGTTGGTGAGGCCGCCGAATTTGACCTTGGCCCGGATGAGCTGGGTCAGGCCGTTCTTCTCCATTTCCTGCTGGATGATGTCCAGGATGGACTGGGCGATGGACATTTCGTGCATGGCGTCCCCGTTTGTGGCCTAAATGGGTGTGAAACTCAAGAGCGCGGCGGCTATGATCGCGGGCAGCAGGTTGCCGACGCGGATGTGCGCGAACCCCAGGAGGTTCACGCCGATGGACAAAATGAGCAGCCCCCCGGTGGAGGTGATCTGCGTGAGAAGCTCTGGCGTGACCACCTCGCGCACGGACCCTGCAGCCAGGGTCATGGCGCCCTGGTACAGGAACACCGGCACGGCGGAGAACATGACGCCCACGCCGTAGGTGGAGGCCAGGGGGATGGAGGCGAAGCCGTCCAGGGTGGCCTTGGTGAGCAGGATGGTGGGGTCGTTTCGCAGGCCGTCGTCAAGCGAGCCCAGGATGGCCATGGAGCCCACGCAGTAGATCAGCGAGGCCGAAACAAAACCGTCGGTGAACAGGTCGCTCTTGGAGCGCGAGACGCGCTTCAGGCGCTCCCCCATGGATTCCAAACGGTCCTCGATGCGAAGAAGCTCGCCCGCGATGCCGCCAAGCACCAGACTGAAAACGACGAGCAACGGCCTGTCCATCTTGAGGGCCATCTGCAGGCCGATCAGGAGCACGGAAAGGCCCAGCGCCTGAAAGACGATCTTCTTGACGTTCTCTGGGAAGCGACCGTGCATCAGAAGCCCGATGAGGCTCCCGGCCACGATGGCGGCGGCGTTGGCGATGGTTCCGAGCGGCATGTCCATGGGGTGTCCGGGCTACCAGCTAGAACCGGGAAGCACAAGCCATTCTTGACACTTGGCCGCGCGTGTCCTAGAGAGAAAACCCTTTTGCATGCCGGGATGGCGGAATTGGTAGACGCAGCGGACTCAAAATCCGCCGGTCGCAAGGCCTTGGGGGTTCGAGTCCCCCTCCCGGTACCAGATTTCAGCGGGTCGCAGTTTGGGCGCGAAGCGTTCGAAGTGGCTCGAATCAAAGTTCAAGGCCCGGAAAGCAACAGCTTTCCGGGCCTTCTTCATTGGGCTCGCAACGGGCGCGCGTCAGCTGCGGACTGCCGTCAGCAGGAAGATGGGGAAGGTGCGCTCCTCGCCGTCTGCGAATTTCTTGGTCACCTGATGAGCTTCTTGGAATGCGACTGAGGTGAACCCGGCCTGCTCGAACACTGCGCGCAGCCAGCCGCGGTCGAAACCCGGATGGAACGTATGCATTTCCGTTCCGTGGAAGCGCCCGTCGTCCAGATCCAGGTCCGCGAACGCCGCGACTCCGCCAGGGCGCAGCAGGCCGTGGAAGACTGCCGCCGCAGCCGGGATGTCCTCCATATGGTGCAGCACCATGGACCCGGTGATCACATCGAACTCCGGCAAGCCGGAATTGTCCTGCCCGGCGCTCCAATGTCTGACCTCCACGTTGCCGGGGTCGGCTTCAGCCAGCTTGGCGCGGAGGATGTCGAGCATCCCGTCGGCTTCGTCCACGGCGATGAGCCTTCCCACATGGGGGGCGAGCGCCAGGCTGACCAGCCCGGTTCCCGCGCCATAATCCAGGAGGGTCGTTTGAGGGGTCAGGCGCAGCGCGCCGATCATCTTCGCGACTATGGCTGCGGCCACCGCGACCCTGCGGGGATCTTCATCCCAGGTCTGGGCTACGGCGTTGAAGGGGGTGGTCATGGATGCTCCAGAGTGTTGTTTGCAGGAGGATTGTGGGGGAATACGCCCAGGTATTCGACAAAGCTGCCGCCAAGGCGGCCCTGATACAGAGCCAACTCTTTCCATCATAGTGCGAAACCATGTCGTGGACAAGCCTGAGCAGCCCGAACTTGAAAGGACGCTACAAAAGACTGGGCGGGGCATGGGGGCGGCATGCCGGGACAGGGCGCCGGATAGGCCGTCAGATCAAGGCGCACAGGGAGATTCCGGCGTGCCTGGAATGTCCCCGGACTACTTCATCGGCGTTCCATTGATGCGGCTAGGGGCGTCGTGAAATCCCCGCTCAGTGTCGCTTGCGGTTGCTCTCCAGCAGCACGTCCAGCATTTCGTACGCGGAGTCGTAGGCGCTACGCTCCTGCTGGTAGTCGAAGACGATCTTGGTCTCGCCGCTGTCGAGAATCACCAGCGATCTGGCGAACGCGTCCACGTCCTCCGGATCATGGCTGATGAGCACGGTAGGCAGGCCGGTGAGGGCGATGGAGTCGAGCAGGTCCTGCCGGACCTTTCTGCGCAGGAGCGGGTCCAGGGCGGAGAGCGGCTCGTCCAGGAACAGGACGTCCGGATTCATGGCCAGCGCCCGCGCCAGGGCCACGCGTTGCTTCTGTCCGCCGGAGATCCGTCCCGGCATGCTGTCGGCGATGTGCGAGATCTCGAAGCGGGCCAGGAGTTCGTCGATGGCGTCGCCGGTCTTGCCCGCGCGCCCGTTTTCCGGGCCGGGAACCAGGCCGAAGGCGATGTTCTTGCGCACGGACATGTGCGGGAACAGGGCGTAGTCCTGGAACACGTAGCCGATGCGGCGTTTGCGGGCCGGGAGGTTCACTGCCCGAGCGGAGTCGAAGAGGACGTGGCCGTTTATCATGATGCGCCCGCGATCCGGGGCGATCATGCCCGCCATGAGCTGGAGGGTGAGGGACTTGCCGGAGCCGGACGGGCCGAATATCACCAGGGTCCGCGAATCGGTCTCGAAGGCGACCCGCAGGGTGAACGGCTCTTTTCCTCTCAGGAAGGATTTTTCCACGTCTACGGAAAACATTCATCCCTGCCGGGAGGGGCTGAAAAGCCAATCCGCGCTCACCAGGATGGCCAGGCAGATAGCCGAGGTGGTGGCCGCCAGCAGCGCCGCCTGCGTGTCCTTGCCCGCCGAGAACGCGTCGTAGATGGCCAGCGCCAGGGTCTGGGTCTTGCCGGGAATGTTCCCGGCGATCATGAGCGTGGCGCCGAACTCGCCCATGCCCCTTGCGAAGGCCAGGAGGGTCCCGGCGATGATGCCGTTTCTGGCCTGGGGCAGCGAGACCAGGAAAAATACCTTCACCTCATTGGCCCCCAGGCTGCGGGCCGCGTTCTCCAGGTTGCGGTCCACGCCGTCAAAGGCTCCCCGCGCGGATTTGTAGATCAGCGGGAAGATCACCACCGTGGCCGCAAGCACCGCGCCCTGCCAGGAGAAGATCAGGTTGATGCCCTGCTCGGCCAGCCACGCGCCAAGCACTCCCCTGCGTCCGACGATAACGAGCAGGAAGAAGCCCAGCACGGTGGGAGGCAGCACAATTGGGAGCGTGCACAGCGAATCTATGATCCTTCTGCCGGGGACATTCCGGCGCGACATCACATAGGCCAGCAGAACGCTGAAGGCGAAGGAAATAGCCGTTGAAAAGGACGCCACCTTGATGGTTATCAGGATGGCGTCCGTCGGGAACTCGGTCATTGGGTACTGCGTCGCCTGCGTTTACGGCTTCTTGAATCCGTATTTGGCGAGCACGGCCTGGCCTTCGGGGGATGCGAGGAACGCCAGGAACTTTTCTGCTTCGGCCTTCTTCTGAG
Proteins encoded in this region:
- the mutL gene encoding DNA mismatch repair endonuclease MutL gives rise to the protein MQAYRTIRVLPPTLQNQIAAGEVVERPSSVVKELVENSLDAGADRVQVSLDGGGVGLILVQDNGRGMDEGEMRLALTRHATSKLTAVEDLESIATFGFRGEALPSIASVSRLRLASKSQDGSDAHVVDVHFGDFRQEGPTAMVQGTRIEVRDLFANVPARLKFLKSQATELRRCQEVLERMALSRLDVGFKLTIGEKPVMRFVAGQNLLSRLAAVWPPAVTQALVPVESDMHGCRVTGFAGLSHVGQARADKMLFYVNGRPVQDRVLLRAVREAYKGRMLSREYPVAALFITTGPGEVDVNVHPAKTEVRFRDEGLLFTLVRTAVARALDLGAPSARMTSVLDHRGESLAPAQPQGELDIPPASKGPKYATYRDYLTEVGREGQDADGASSRLEPSGLSSGRMSQPDDAHLPAYLRMRSRSTESGAPSGAEREESGYTPSGPSGISGAGRGVGHPDAGGADRGESWRDRDALPDEETGPAAAHVARFREPPALRDSGAAQYGAAQPDGRTTRDQSFDDRRDQPTQRAADGQRTQRSRSVGGVEYLGQVAGTYLVLRLAGEGLALLDQHAAHERVLFDKMRASHTRGQSQPLAIPFEMTLHPSEQKKLTALWPDLTALGFQMQAPKPGSVSVRGIPPLLTTGQAKEFLREAVTGQAGSMADLWAVMSCKAAIKAGDALAEDEALALLEAWSTTKDRDYCPHGRPVVVNWDKKDLEKLFKRRK
- the alr gene encoding alanine racemase encodes the protein MSILYNKVTAVIELANIVHNYQVLSAASGSGAPIAVIKADAYGHGLSQVAQVLAGAGAETFAVGTVEEAVALRGTGHAHRVIALLGPVEDAEYAALWSAGVIPFLHTFEQLDRLAQLEKAQDEVLPVALKFDTGMRRLGFTLADVPALAERLKAMKNVRLDMVSSHLATADEPEAFSYVAAQAEEFAAIRRELAALGLAHTANIANSAAILGHPDLHLDQQRAGIALYGGNPFHGTEREALGRDLKPAMSVKTKILSVHGLRAGQSVSYGCTYTAPEDKTVAIVAAGYADAYSRSLSGKAQMCLKGRRVPVLGRVCMQMCAVDVTGMEGVRAGDDIWLLGGDGEGRITPEELAAWWGTITYEVFCLLGLNKREFV
- a CDS encoding NADH:flavin oxidoreductase — its product is MAELFEATTINGMSLRNRFVRSATWEGLAESDGSVTPRLVEMVAELARGEVGLIISSHAFVTREGQAGLKQVGAYSDALLPGLAAMAKGVHDAGGKIALQLAHAGNQGNAALTGLRPVGPSPCLVDGQSICDTLDKPGIAALVTAFAKAAARAKITGYDAVQVHAAHGYLLSQFLSPAWNTRTDEYGGALENRARMLLEVVHSVREAVGPDYPVLAKINTGDFVENGLTMEDCAQVVAMLRDASVDAVELSGGCRPAGEAFMPARKGKIKIPDQEVYYREAAALCRSLTDMPLMLVGGIRSLDVAQELVRTGLVDYISMCRPLICEPGLIKRWREGDVRPAECVSDNACYGPGFAGEGIRCVTFEKKRAR
- the hypB gene encoding hydrogenase nickel incorporation protein HypB, which produces MKVSVIRNVLEANDRLAQEIKDLFAARGILALNLMSSPGAGKTSLLERTLRDLAGEFKMAVIEGDLQTDNDARRVAATGAQAVQINTEGGCHLNSSMILEALKQIDLDGLDILFIENVGNLVCPAEFDLGEDGKVTLLSVTEGDDKPEKYPLMFNLSEVSLLNKVDLLPYVDFDMERARGFMRALNKDIIIFGVSCKTSEGLEGWYEWLRKKRAAKKG
- a CDS encoding hydrogenase maturation nickel metallochaperone HypA/HybF, translating into MHEMSIAQSILDIIQQEMEKNGLTQLIRAKVKFGGLTNTVPEALETCFMALTVKTPLESAVFELEQIPPLYRCFKCSHEFSPEHPNRMLVPCPACGEELGHTVLAGKELFIDYIEAQ
- a CDS encoding DUF554 domain-containing protein codes for the protein MDMPLGTIANAAAIVAGSLIGLLMHGRFPENVKKIVFQALGLSVLLIGLQMALKMDRPLLVVFSLVLGGIAGELLRIEDRLESMGERLKRVSRSKSDLFTDGFVSASLIYCVGSMAILGSLDDGLRNDPTILLTKATLDGFASIPLASTYGVGVMFSAVPVFLYQGAMTLAAGSVREVVTPELLTQITSTGGLLILSIGVNLLGFAHIRVGNLLPAIIAAALLSFTPI
- a CDS encoding class I SAM-dependent methyltransferase — encoded protein: MTTPFNAVAQTWDEDPRRVAVAAAIVAKMIGALRLTPQTTLLDYGAGTGLVSLALAPHVGRLIAVDEADGMLDILRAKLAEADPGNVEVRHWSAGQDNSGLPEFDVITGSMVLHHMEDIPAAAAVFHGLLRPGGVAAFADLDLDDGRFHGTEMHTFHPGFDRGWLRAVFEQAGFTSVAFQEAHQVTKKFADGEERTFPIFLLTAVRS
- a CDS encoding ATP-binding cassette domain-containing protein — protein: MFSVDVEKSFLRGKEPFTLRVAFETDSRTLVIFGPSGSGKSLTLQLMAGMIAPDRGRIMINGHVLFDSARAVNLPARKRRIGYVFQDYALFPHMSVRKNIAFGLVPGPENGRAGKTGDAIDELLARFEISHIADSMPGRISGGQKQRVALARALAMNPDVLFLDEPLSALDPLLRRKVRQDLLDSIALTGLPTVLISHDPEDVDAFARSLVILDSGETKIVFDYQQERSAYDSAYEMLDVLLESNRKRH
- the modB gene encoding molybdate ABC transporter permease subunit; the protein is MTEFPTDAILITIKVASFSTAISFAFSVLLAYVMSRRNVPGRRIIDSLCTLPIVLPPTVLGFFLLVIVGRRGVLGAWLAEQGINLIFSWQGAVLAATVVIFPLIYKSARGAFDGVDRNLENAARSLGANEVKVFFLVSLPQARNGIIAGTLLAFARGMGEFGATLMIAGNIPGKTQTLALAIYDAFSAGKDTQAALLAATTSAICLAILVSADWLFSPSRQG